In one Gossypium hirsutum isolate 1008001.06 chromosome D09, Gossypium_hirsutum_v2.1, whole genome shotgun sequence genomic region, the following are encoded:
- the LOC107891064 gene encoding probable WRKY transcription factor 49 isoform X1 translates to MEKEQKDDRFGCEDELLRELLDDESPLFVLQQGTVQAKSKTSGEDSTKRLICAGPKIEDIENALSVKTWNGTQYQVQQQNRINSIQQERGLTKIENKYTLKIKNYGNCMADDGYKWRKYGQKWIKNTPNPRSYYKCRNPRCSAKKQVERSKDEPDTLIITYEGFHLHFAYPYLPLDNHHQPSPDDTISPTKKAKQGISEAESQVPETIANYTNIEPLPSSIEGCPPEMSLEAGFSQQGLLEDVVPWVIRNPSHNNNISSISSSSSSSNYSRSPPASPYSLSTSPFYDPCLDILSINSSIR, encoded by the exons ATGGAGAAAGAGCAGAAGGATGATAGGTTTGGCTGCGAAGATGAACTTCTGAGAGAGCTTCTTGATGATGAGTCTCCTCTCTTTGTCCTACAGCAAGGGACGGTTCAAGCCAAATCTAAAACTTCTGGAGAAGATTCCACTAAGCGACTCATCTGTGCAGGGCCGAAGATTGAAGATATCGAGAATGCTTTGTCAGTGAAAACATGGAACGGTACTCAATATCAAGTACAACAGCAAAACAG AATTAATTCGATACAGCAGGAAAGAGGTTTGACTAAGATTGAGAATAAGTATACTTTAAAGATAAAAAACTATGGCAATTGCATGGCAGATGATGGATATAAATGGAGGAAATATGGGCAAAAATGGATCAAAAACACCCCAAATCCAAG GAGCTATTACAAGTGCAGGAACCCAAGATGCAGCGCAAAGAAGCAGGTGGAGAGGTCAAAAGATGAGCCAGATACACTGATCATCACCTATGAAGGATTTCACCTGCACTTTGCCTATCCATATCTCCCACTCGATAACCACCACCAGCCTTCTCCAGATGATACCATTTCACCAACCAAGAAGGCCAAGCAAGGCATTTCCGAAGCTGAATCACAAGTTCCGGAAACTATAGCAAATTATACCAACATCGAGCCACTGCCAAGCTCCATTGAGGGTTGCCCTCCAGAAATGAGTTTGGAAGCAGGGTTTAGCCAACAAGGGCTGCTCGAAGATGTGGTGCCTTGGGTGATAAGGAATCCTTCACATAACAATAATATTTCCTCCATTTCTTCGTCTTCTTCATCTTCTAATTACTCTCGTTCTCCTCCTGCTTCACCTTATTCACTATCTACTTCTCCTTTTTATGACCCATGTTTAGATATATTAAGCATAAACTCTAGCATTAGGTAA
- the LOC107891064 gene encoding probable WRKY transcription factor 49 isoform X2, with product MEKEQKDDRFGCEDELLRELLDDESPLFVLQQGTVQAKSKTSGEDSTKRLICAGPKIEDIENALSVKTWNGTQYQVQQQNRINSIQQERGLTKIENKYTLKIKNYGNCMADDGYKWRKYGQKWIKNTPNPRNPRCSAKKQVERSKDEPDTLIITYEGFHLHFAYPYLPLDNHHQPSPDDTISPTKKAKQGISEAESQVPETIANYTNIEPLPSSIEGCPPEMSLEAGFSQQGLLEDVVPWVIRNPSHNNNISSISSSSSSSNYSRSPPASPYSLSTSPFYDPCLDILSINSSIR from the exons ATGGAGAAAGAGCAGAAGGATGATAGGTTTGGCTGCGAAGATGAACTTCTGAGAGAGCTTCTTGATGATGAGTCTCCTCTCTTTGTCCTACAGCAAGGGACGGTTCAAGCCAAATCTAAAACTTCTGGAGAAGATTCCACTAAGCGACTCATCTGTGCAGGGCCGAAGATTGAAGATATCGAGAATGCTTTGTCAGTGAAAACATGGAACGGTACTCAATATCAAGTACAACAGCAAAACAG AATTAATTCGATACAGCAGGAAAGAGGTTTGACTAAGATTGAGAATAAGTATACTTTAAAGATAAAAAACTATGGCAATTGCATGGCAGATGATGGATATAAATGGAGGAAATATGGGCAAAAATGGATCAAAAACACCCCAAATCCAAG GAACCCAAGATGCAGCGCAAAGAAGCAGGTGGAGAGGTCAAAAGATGAGCCAGATACACTGATCATCACCTATGAAGGATTTCACCTGCACTTTGCCTATCCATATCTCCCACTCGATAACCACCACCAGCCTTCTCCAGATGATACCATTTCACCAACCAAGAAGGCCAAGCAAGGCATTTCCGAAGCTGAATCACAAGTTCCGGAAACTATAGCAAATTATACCAACATCGAGCCACTGCCAAGCTCCATTGAGGGTTGCCCTCCAGAAATGAGTTTGGAAGCAGGGTTTAGCCAACAAGGGCTGCTCGAAGATGTGGTGCCTTGGGTGATAAGGAATCCTTCACATAACAATAATATTTCCTCCATTTCTTCGTCTTCTTCATCTTCTAATTACTCTCGTTCTCCTCCTGCTTCACCTTATTCACTATCTACTTCTCCTTTTTATGACCCATGTTTAGATATATTAAGCATAAACTCTAGCATTAGGTAA
- the LOC107891063 gene encoding uncharacterized protein At5g02240 has protein sequence MATLTRVPLVFSSNRVAPAPAASLNHKCNCVASSSPLTRKLPHCSTPSSLSFNPFSSSFPSFSTRQNKGFRRTSLVVASMADLSTVLVTGAAGRTGQIVYKKLKERSDQFVVRGLVRTPESKETIGGADDVFVGDIRDTTSLVPAMQGIDALIILTSAVPRMKPGFDPTKGGRPEFYFEDGAYPEQVDWIGQKNQIDVAEEAGVKQIVLVGSMGGTNPNHPLNSLGNGNILVWKRKAEQYLADSGVPYTIIRAGGLQDRDGGIRELLVGKDDELLQTETKAIARPDVAEVCIQALKFEEAKFKAFDLASKPEGVGNPTKDFKALFSQITTRF, from the exons ATGGCTACGCTTACACGTGTCCCATTGGTATTTTCCAGCAACAGGGTTGCACCAGCTCCAGCTGCTTCATTAAATCACAAATGTAATTGCGTGGCGTCATCATCACCCTTAACAAGAAAACTTCCACATTGTTCTACTCCCTCTTCTCTTAGCTTCaaccctttttcatcttcattccCTTCTTTCTCAACGCGACAAAACAAGGGTTTTAGGAGAACATCTCTGGTAGTAGCTTCCATGGCTGATCTCAGCACTGTGCTCGTCACTGGAGCCGCTGGCAGAACag GTCAGATAGTTTACAAGAAGCTGAAAGAGAGGTCGGATCAGTTTGTCGTGAGAGGACTCGTTAGAACTCCAGAAAGCAAGGAGACAATCGGTGGAGCAGATGATGTGTTTGTTGGGGATATCAGGGATACCACCTCTCTGGTTCCTGCCATGCAAGGAATTGATGCACTCATAATTCTTACTAGTGCTGTTCCTAGAATGAAACCTGGGTTTGATCCGACGAAAGGCGGAAGGCCTGAGTTCTATTTTGAAGATGGAGCATATCCTGAGCAA GTTGACTGGATTGGTCAGAAAAACCAAATAGATGTTG CTGAGGAGGCTGGAGTGAAGCAAATTGTGTTGGTTGGGTCCATGGGTGGAACAAACCCTAACCATCCCTTGAACAGCTTGGGCAATGGGAACATTTTG GTCTGGAAGAGAAAGGCTGAGCAGTATTTGGCTGACTCTGGTGTCCCATACACAATTATCAG GGCTGGAGGACTGCAAGATAGAGATGGTGGCATCAGAGAACTACTTGTCGGGAAGGATGATGAGCTTCTTCAGACTGAAACAAAAGCAATTGCCAGACCTGATGTAGCAGAAGTCTGCATTCAG GCACTGAAATTTGAGGAGGCCAAATTTAAGGCGTTTGATTTAGCCTCGAAACCTGAGGGAGTTGGCAACCCAACAAAGGATTTTAAGGCTCTTTTTTCCCAGATCACTACTCGTTTCTAA